One Paraburkholderia phytofirmans OLGA172 genomic window carries:
- a CDS encoding NAD-dependent epimerase/dehydratase family protein, with protein MKATRNLRRPRVLIVGCGDVGMRCVPLLRPHAHVFALTSHAERSAELRAAGVTPLVGDLDARRSLKRLAGLAPTVLHLAPPQKTGDDDRRTRALLATLSARRDRALRAARGALAPVGRLRRGLRRIRASWTESEAANIVPDRVRWTAAPRAPVKLVYASTTGVYGDCGGAWIDETRASQPANARAKRRVSAERQLRRATARGVIAASIARIPGIYASNRLPLVRLEKRTPALIDADDVYTNHIHADDLAAILVRLATHGRPGRAIHASDDTSLKMGEYFDVVADAFGLEHAPRITRVEAEQQIEPTSLSFMRESRRLVNRRLKEELHVRLRYPSVEDFLREA; from the coding sequence ATGAAAGCGACACGAAATTTACGCCGGCCGCGCGTGTTGATCGTTGGCTGCGGTGATGTCGGCATGCGCTGCGTGCCCTTGCTGCGGCCTCACGCGCATGTCTTCGCGCTCACCAGCCACGCCGAACGCAGCGCCGAATTGCGCGCCGCTGGCGTCACGCCGCTGGTCGGCGACCTTGACGCGCGCCGCAGCCTGAAGCGGCTTGCTGGCCTCGCGCCGACGGTGCTGCATCTCGCGCCGCCGCAAAAGACCGGCGATGACGACCGCCGTACCCGCGCCTTGCTTGCGACGCTGAGCGCGCGTCGCGATCGGGCGCTGCGTGCCGCGCGCGGCGCGCTGGCGCCGGTCGGGCGGTTGCGCCGCGGGTTGCGCCGCATTCGTGCCTCGTGGACGGAATCTGAAGCAGCCAATATTGTACCCGACAGGGTGCGCTGGACCGCCGCACCGCGGGCGCCTGTGAAGTTGGTGTACGCGAGCACGACAGGCGTCTACGGCGATTGCGGCGGCGCGTGGATCGACGAGACGCGCGCGTCGCAGCCTGCCAATGCGCGTGCCAAACGCCGCGTGTCGGCCGAGCGGCAATTGCGGCGTGCCACTGCGCGAGGCGTGATCGCCGCAAGCATCGCGCGGATTCCGGGCATCTACGCGAGCAACCGTCTGCCGCTCGTGCGGCTGGAAAAGCGCACCCCCGCCTTGATCGATGCCGACGACGTCTATACCAATCACATCCACGCCGACGACCTCGCCGCGATCCTCGTGCGCCTCGCTACGCACGGGCGGCCGGGGCGCGCAATCCACGCATCGGACGATACGTCGCTGAAAATGGGGGAGTACTTCGACGTGGTGGCCGATGCGTTCGGCCTCGAACACGCGCCGCGCATCACGCGCGTGGAGGCGGAGCAGCAGATCGAGCCGACCTCGCTGTCCTTCATGCGTGAATCGAGGCGGCTTGTGAACCGGCGCCTCAAAGAGGAATTGCACGTGCGCTTGCGCTATCCGAGCGTCGAGGATTTTTTGCGCGAGGCGTGA
- a CDS encoding CDP-6-deoxy-delta-3,4-glucoseen reductase codes for MAFNVTLRQSGRQFQVEQDEPVLIAALRQGIGLPYGCKNGACGSCKGTVVSGQVEQRQHSSSALSNDEKTRGMALFCCATACSDLEVDIREVAGVGDVQVKKLPCRVNAIERKADDVVVLKLQLPANERLQYLAGQYLEFILKDGKRRSYSMASAPHTEGPIELHLRHMPGGTFTDHVFNTMKERDILRFEAPLGTFFLREDSDKPIVLLASGTGFAPLKAIVEHAVFKNLNRPMTLYWGARRKKDLYLLDLAEQWAREIPNFKFVPVLSEPDAGDAWTGRVGFVHRAVIEDLPDLSPYQVYACGAPVMVESAQRDFTQHHGLPEDEFYADSFTSEADLANAV; via the coding sequence ATGGCTTTTAACGTCACGCTCCGGCAAAGCGGCCGGCAGTTTCAGGTAGAACAGGACGAACCGGTCCTGATCGCGGCTTTACGCCAGGGCATCGGCCTGCCGTACGGCTGCAAGAACGGCGCCTGCGGCTCATGCAAAGGCACCGTGGTCAGCGGCCAGGTCGAACAGCGTCAGCATTCGTCGTCGGCCTTGTCGAACGATGAAAAGACGCGCGGCATGGCGCTCTTCTGCTGCGCGACGGCATGCTCCGATCTCGAAGTGGATATCCGCGAAGTGGCCGGCGTGGGCGACGTGCAGGTCAAGAAACTGCCGTGCCGCGTGAACGCGATCGAGCGCAAGGCTGACGACGTCGTCGTGCTGAAGCTGCAACTGCCCGCCAACGAACGTCTGCAGTATCTGGCCGGCCAGTACCTCGAATTCATTCTGAAAGATGGCAAGCGCCGCAGCTATTCGATGGCGAGCGCGCCACACACGGAAGGCCCGATCGAATTGCACCTCCGTCACATGCCCGGCGGCACGTTCACCGATCACGTCTTCAATACGATGAAGGAGCGCGACATCCTGCGCTTCGAGGCCCCGCTCGGCACCTTCTTCCTGCGTGAAGATTCGGACAAGCCGATCGTGCTGCTGGCCTCGGGCACCGGCTTCGCGCCGCTAAAGGCGATCGTCGAACATGCGGTGTTCAAGAACCTGAACCGCCCGATGACGTTGTACTGGGGCGCGCGCCGCAAGAAGGATCTGTATCTGCTCGATCTCGCCGAGCAATGGGCTCGCGAGATTCCGAACTTCAAGTTCGTGCCGGTGCTGTCGGAACCAGACGCGGGCGATGCGTGGACGGGCCGTGTCGGCTTCGTGCATCGCGCGGTGATCGAGGATCTGCCCGACCTGTCGCCGTATCAGGTGTACGCCTGCGGCGCACCGGTGATGGTCGAGTCGGCACAGCGCGACTTCACCCAGCATCATGGGCTGCCGGAGGACGAGTTCTACGCGGATTCCTTCACGAGCGAGGCGGATCTGGCGAACGCGGTTTGA
- a CDS encoding acetylornithine transaminase, protein MNFNEYPIESLMSITNRPEIVFTHGKGSWLYDNNGKRYLDFIQGWAVNSLGHCNDGMIEALNKQAQLLINPSPAFYNEPMAQLAGLLTQHSCFDKVFFANSGAEANEGAIKLARKWGRKFKDGAFEIITFDHSFHGRTLATMSASGKPGWDTIYAPQVPGFPKADLNDIASVEKLINAKTVAVMLEPIQGEGGVIPATREFMQQLRALTKQHNLLLIVDEVQSGCGRAGTLFAYELSGIEPDIMTLGKGIGGGVPLAALLSKADIAVFEPGDQGGTYNGNPLMSAVGYSVISQLTAPGFLEDVRARGEYLRARLLELSEERGFEGERGEGLLRALLLGKDIGNQIVEKARVMQPDGLLLNAARPNLLRFMPALNVTNEEIDQMMAMLRSILDTL, encoded by the coding sequence ATGAATTTCAATGAGTACCCGATCGAGTCGCTGATGAGCATCACGAACCGGCCCGAAATCGTTTTCACGCACGGCAAGGGCTCGTGGCTCTATGACAATAACGGCAAGCGATATCTGGACTTCATCCAGGGCTGGGCGGTCAACAGCCTCGGCCATTGCAACGACGGCATGATCGAAGCGCTGAATAAGCAGGCACAACTGCTGATCAACCCATCGCCGGCTTTCTACAACGAGCCGATGGCGCAACTCGCAGGCCTGCTTACGCAGCACAGCTGTTTCGACAAAGTGTTCTTCGCGAACAGCGGCGCCGAAGCGAACGAAGGCGCGATCAAGCTCGCGCGCAAGTGGGGCAGGAAGTTCAAGGACGGCGCGTTCGAAATCATCACGTTCGATCACAGCTTCCACGGCCGCACCCTCGCCACCATGTCCGCAAGCGGCAAGCCGGGCTGGGACACGATCTACGCGCCGCAAGTGCCGGGCTTCCCGAAAGCGGATCTGAACGACATCGCGTCGGTTGAAAAGCTCATCAACGCGAAGACCGTCGCCGTGATGCTCGAGCCAATTCAGGGCGAAGGCGGCGTGATTCCCGCCACGCGCGAATTCATGCAGCAACTGCGCGCGCTGACCAAGCAGCACAACCTGCTGCTGATCGTCGACGAAGTGCAGAGCGGCTGTGGCCGCGCCGGCACCTTGTTCGCGTATGAACTGTCGGGCATCGAGCCGGACATCATGACGCTCGGCAAAGGCATCGGCGGCGGCGTGCCGCTCGCGGCGCTGCTCTCGAAAGCCGACATCGCCGTGTTCGAACCAGGCGACCAGGGCGGCACTTACAACGGCAATCCGCTGATGAGCGCGGTCGGCTATTCGGTGATCTCGCAATTGACCGCGCCGGGCTTCCTCGAAGACGTGCGCGCGCGCGGCGAGTATCTGCGCGCCAGGCTGCTCGAATTGTCGGAAGAACGCGGTTTCGAAGGCGAACGCGGTGAAGGCCTGCTGCGCGCCCTGCTGCTCGGCAAGGACATCGGCAATCAGATCGTCGAGAAGGCTCGTGTGATGCAACCCGACGGCCTGCTGCTGAACGCGGCGCGTCCGAACCTGCTGCGCTTCATGCCGGCGCTGAACGTCACGAACGAAGAAATCGACCAGATGATGGCGATGCTGCGGTCGATTCTCGACACGCTGTAA
- a CDS encoding GNAT family acetyltransferase, which translates to MTSATLSIRRFEASDTDAVVALWQEAFPEYRDVTRPQRNPHLSIANKLATQPELFFVAVFGERIVGTVMGGYDGHRGWLYSLAVDESLRRHGIGTRLVAHVESALTERGCPKLNLQVLSAKADVRAFYEALGYRADAVISLGKRLGELVETPAA; encoded by the coding sequence ATGACGAGCGCAACGCTATCGATCCGCCGCTTCGAAGCGAGCGACACCGACGCCGTGGTCGCGCTGTGGCAGGAAGCATTCCCCGAGTACCGGGACGTGACGAGGCCGCAGCGCAATCCGCACCTGTCGATCGCCAACAAGCTGGCGACGCAACCGGAACTGTTCTTTGTCGCAGTGTTCGGCGAGCGTATCGTCGGCACAGTGATGGGTGGCTACGACGGGCACCGAGGCTGGCTGTATTCGCTCGCGGTGGATGAATCGTTGCGTCGTCACGGCATCGGCACGCGTCTGGTCGCGCATGTCGAATCCGCGTTGACCGAACGTGGATGCCCAAAGCTGAACTTGCAGGTGCTGTCCGCGAAGGCCGACGTGCGGGCGTTCTATGAGGCACTCGGTTATCGCGCGGATGCCGTGATCAGTCTCGGCAAACGCCTTGGTGAACTGGTGGAAACGCCGGCCGCTTAG
- a CDS encoding ABC transporter ATP-binding protein produces the protein MATAMLKIKGLQVNYGGIQAVKGIDLEVAQGELVTLIGANGAGKTTTMKAITGLKPYSAGDIEYMGQSIKGIPAHELLKRGLAMVPEGRGIFSRMSIVENMQMGAYLRNDTDAIKADVDRMFGFFPRLKERATQYAGTLSGGEQQMLAMARAIISKPKLLLLDEPSMGLSPIMVEKIFEVVRAISAEGMTVLLVEQNARLALQAANRGYVMDSGLVTMSGDAKQMLDDPKVRAAYLGE, from the coding sequence ATGGCAACGGCAATGTTGAAAATCAAGGGCCTGCAGGTCAATTACGGCGGCATCCAGGCAGTCAAGGGTATCGACCTCGAAGTCGCGCAGGGCGAGCTGGTCACGCTGATCGGCGCGAACGGCGCGGGCAAGACCACGACGATGAAGGCGATCACGGGTCTGAAGCCGTACTCGGCGGGCGACATCGAGTACATGGGCCAGTCGATCAAAGGCATCCCGGCGCACGAACTGCTCAAGCGCGGTCTGGCGATGGTGCCGGAAGGCCGTGGCATCTTCTCGCGCATGTCGATCGTTGAGAACATGCAGATGGGTGCTTATCTGCGTAACGATACGGACGCCATCAAGGCGGACGTCGATCGCATGTTCGGCTTCTTCCCGCGCCTGAAGGAACGGGCGACGCAGTACGCAGGCACGCTCTCGGGCGGCGAACAGCAGATGCTGGCCATGGCGCGCGCGATCATCAGCAAGCCGAAGCTGTTGTTGCTCGACGAACCGTCGATGGGTCTGTCGCCGATCATGGTCGAGAAGATCTTCGAAGTGGTGCGGGCGATCTCGGCTGAAGGCATGACAGTGCTGCTGGTCGAGCAGAACGCGCGTCTCGCGTTGCAGGCGGCGAACCGCGGCTACGTGATGGACTCGGGTCTGGTGACGATGTCCGGTGACGCGAAGCAGATGCTCGATGATCCGAAGGTTCGGGCGGCTTATCTGGGCGAGTAA
- a CDS encoding ABC transporter ATP-binding protein has translation MSDNVSNNVGSDQIRLSVKGVNKRFGGLQALSDVGLQIKAGQIYGLIGPNGAGKTTFFNVITGLYTPDSGEFKLDNVQYTPTAVYQVAKAGIARTFQNIRLFGGMTALENVMVGRHVRTKHGLIGAVFQTPAERKEEREIKERAIELLEYVGIAQYADYTSRNLSYGHQRRLEIARALATDPKLLALDEPAAGMNATEKVELTKLLDKIRSDGKTILLIEHDVKLVMGLCNQMTVLDYGKVIAQGLPSDVQKDPKVIEAYLGAGVH, from the coding sequence ATGAGCGATAACGTAAGCAACAACGTGGGCAGCGATCAGATCCGCCTGTCGGTGAAAGGCGTGAACAAGCGCTTCGGCGGCCTGCAGGCTTTGTCCGACGTCGGCCTGCAGATCAAGGCGGGCCAGATTTATGGTCTGATCGGTCCGAACGGCGCCGGCAAGACGACCTTCTTTAATGTGATCACGGGTCTGTACACACCCGATTCGGGCGAGTTCAAGCTCGACAACGTGCAATACACGCCGACCGCTGTGTATCAGGTGGCGAAGGCGGGGATTGCCCGCACGTTCCAGAACATCCGTTTGTTCGGCGGCATGACCGCGCTGGAAAACGTGATGGTCGGCCGTCACGTGCGCACGAAGCACGGTCTGATCGGCGCGGTGTTCCAGACGCCGGCCGAGCGCAAGGAAGAGCGCGAGATCAAGGAACGCGCAATCGAATTGCTGGAGTACGTCGGCATTGCGCAGTACGCGGACTACACGTCGCGCAATCTGTCGTACGGTCACCAGCGTCGGCTGGAAATCGCCCGCGCACTGGCTACGGATCCGAAACTGCTCGCGCTGGACGAACCGGCTGCCGGCATGAACGCAACGGAAAAGGTCGAGCTGACCAAGCTGCTCGACAAGATCCGCAGCGACGGCAAGACGATTCTCCTGATCGAGCACGACGTGAAACTGGTGATGGGTCTGTGCAACCAGATGACGGTGCTCGACTATGGCAAGGTGATTGCGCAAGGTTTGCCTTCAGACGTGCAGAAGGATCCGAAGGTGATCGAAGCTTATCTGGGTGCGGGGGTCCACTAA
- a CDS encoding ABC transporter permease subunit — protein sequence MTSIQPIEPSTTLIPEKNLTKTLTVGIITAIFVIAAPMIIGAAGGNYWVRVLDFAMLYVMLALGLNVVVGFAGLLDLGYIAFYAIGAYVAALLSSPHLTSQFEWIAHLAPNGLHVPIWIIVPIAMGLAATFGVLLGAPTLRLRGDYLAIVTLGFGEIVRIFMNNLDRPVNITNGPKGITGIDPVQVGGFSLAQTHTFLGFSFPSVYMYYYLFVLCALFVIWTCTRLQHSRIGRAWAAIREDEIAAKAMGINTRNVKLLAFAMGASFGGLSGAMFGSFQGFVSPESFTFWESVVVLACVVLGGMGHIPGVILGAVLLAVFPEFLRSTMGPLQNMIFGHEIVDTEVIRQLLYGLAMVVIMLYRSEGLWPSPKHEDKIAKLAKRAGKKPVRA from the coding sequence ATGACCTCAATTCAACCGATCGAGCCGTCCACGACGCTCATCCCTGAAAAGAACCTGACGAAGACGCTGACCGTCGGCATCATCACCGCGATCTTCGTGATCGCGGCGCCGATGATCATCGGCGCGGCAGGCGGCAACTACTGGGTCCGCGTGCTCGACTTCGCCATGCTGTATGTGATGCTGGCGCTGGGTCTCAACGTGGTGGTCGGCTTCGCCGGCCTGCTGGACCTGGGCTATATCGCGTTCTACGCCATCGGCGCCTACGTTGCCGCTTTGCTGAGTTCGCCCCACCTGACCTCGCAGTTCGAGTGGATCGCGCATCTGGCGCCGAACGGGCTGCATGTGCCGATCTGGATCATCGTGCCGATCGCCATGGGGCTCGCCGCGACCTTCGGCGTCCTGCTCGGCGCGCCGACCTTGCGGCTGCGTGGCGACTACCTCGCCATCGTGACCCTGGGCTTCGGGGAAATCGTGCGGATCTTCATGAACAACCTCGACCGTCCGGTCAACATCACCAATGGCCCGAAGGGGATCACGGGGATCGATCCGGTGCAGGTGGGCGGCTTCAGTCTGGCGCAGACACACACGTTCCTCGGGTTCTCGTTCCCGTCGGTGTACATGTATTACTACCTGTTCGTGTTGTGCGCGCTGTTCGTGATCTGGACCTGTACGCGTTTGCAGCACTCGCGGATCGGCCGTGCATGGGCCGCGATCCGTGAAGACGAAATCGCCGCCAAGGCAATGGGCATCAACACCCGTAACGTGAAGCTGCTGGCCTTCGCGATGGGCGCGTCGTTCGGCGGCCTGTCGGGCGCGATGTTCGGTTCGTTCCAGGGCTTCGTGTCGCCGGAATCGTTCACGTTCTGGGAATCGGTCGTGGTGCTGGCGTGCGTGGTGCTGGGCGGCATGGGCCACATCCCTGGTGTGATTCTCGGTGCGGTGCTGCTTGCGGTGTTCCCGGAATTCCTGCGCTCGACGATGGGTCCGTTGCAGAACATGATCTTCGGCCATGAAATCGTCGATACCGAAGTGATCCGTCAGTTGCTGTACGGCCTCGCGATGGTCGTGATCATGCTGTACCGCTCGGAAGGCCTGTGGCCGTCGCCGAAGCACGAAGACAAGATTGCGAAACTGGCGAAGCGCGCTGGCAAGAAGCCGGTGCGCGCCTGA
- a CDS encoding branched-chain amino acid ABC transporter permease, which translates to MDIFIQQVLNGLVLGSVYAIIALGYTMVYGILGIINFAHGDVLMVGAMVALSAIGVLQNHFPGLGNVPTLVIALIIAAVVCSVVGYTIERVAYRPLRKAPRLAPLITAIGVSILLQTLAMMIWSRNPLPFPQLLPTDPINVIKATDTTPGAVISMTEIVIIVVAFLVMGGLLLLVHKTRLGRAMRAIAENPGVASLMGVNPNFVISATFMIGSALAALAGVMIASEYGNAHFYMGFIPGLKAFTAAVLGGIGNLGGAMVGGVLLGLIEQLGAGYIGNLTGGVFGSNYQDVFAFIVLISVLVFRPSGLLGERVADRA; encoded by the coding sequence ATGGATATCTTCATCCAGCAGGTCCTCAACGGGCTGGTGCTTGGCAGCGTTTACGCCATCATCGCACTGGGCTATACGATGGTTTACGGCATCTTGGGCATCATCAACTTCGCGCATGGCGATGTGTTGATGGTAGGCGCGATGGTTGCGCTCTCGGCCATAGGCGTGCTTCAGAACCACTTCCCCGGCCTCGGCAATGTGCCGACGCTCGTCATTGCGTTGATCATCGCGGCAGTGGTTTGCTCGGTGGTCGGCTACACGATCGAGCGCGTGGCCTACCGGCCGTTGCGTAAAGCGCCGCGTCTCGCCCCGCTGATCACCGCGATCGGCGTGTCGATCCTGCTGCAAACCCTCGCGATGATGATCTGGTCGCGCAACCCGCTGCCGTTCCCGCAGCTGTTGCCCACCGACCCGATCAACGTGATCAAGGCCACCGACACGACGCCTGGCGCCGTGATCTCGATGACCGAAATCGTGATCATTGTCGTGGCGTTCCTCGTGATGGGCGGTCTGCTGCTGCTGGTGCACAAGACCAGGCTCGGCCGTGCGATGCGTGCGATCGCTGAGAACCCGGGCGTCGCCAGCCTGATGGGCGTGAACCCGAACTTCGTGATTTCGGCAACCTTCATGATCGGCTCGGCGTTGGCCGCCTTGGCCGGCGTGATGATCGCGTCCGAATACGGCAACGCACACTTCTATATGGGCTTCATCCCAGGTCTGAAGGCCTTTACCGCGGCGGTGCTGGGCGGCATCGGCAACCTCGGCGGGGCCATGGTGGGCGGCGTGCTGCTCGGCCTGATCGAACAGTTGGGGGCGGGTTATATCGGCAACCTCACGGGCGGTGTATTCGGCAGTAACTACCAGGACGTGTTCGCATTCATCGTGCTGATCAGCGTGCTGGTGTTCCGTCCGTCGGGCCTCTTGGGCGAACGTGTTGCGGATCGAGCATAA
- a CDS encoding branched-chain amino acid ABC transporter substrate-binding protein has product MRVKFAYAVSIVTAVAMLTACGKKQEGEAGAAASAATAAAAPASEATVVKIGHAAPLTGPIAHLGKDNENGARLAVEEINTQGLTIDGHKIQLELDAQDDAADPKTGTAVAEKFVDDHVVAVVGHLNSGVSIPASKIYSDAGIVQISPSSTNPGYTQQGFKTTYRVVATDAQQGPALANYATKVLGAKRIAIVDDSTVYGKGLADEFAKTVLASGAKIVARETTNDRATEFQAVLGKIKSVQPDVIMFGGMDATGGPFTKQAAALGIRAKILGGDGVCTDKVGELAGTAVQNLVCSEAGLALSKMDKGADFEKKYVDRFHTPVQIYAPFTYDAVYVIVDAMKRANSIEAPKVLAAMPSTDYNGVIGHIAFDDKGDLKEGAITLYDFKDGKKAVLDVVKM; this is encoded by the coding sequence ATGCGAGTCAAATTTGCTTACGCCGTGTCCATCGTGACCGCGGTTGCGATGTTGACCGCATGCGGCAAGAAACAGGAAGGTGAGGCGGGAGCCGCGGCATCGGCTGCCACGGCGGCAGCGGCACCGGCGAGTGAAGCGACTGTCGTGAAAATCGGTCATGCGGCCCCATTGACGGGTCCTATCGCGCACCTCGGTAAAGACAATGAAAACGGCGCGCGTCTGGCGGTCGAGGAAATCAACACGCAGGGTTTGACTATCGACGGTCACAAGATCCAGCTGGAGCTCGACGCGCAAGATGACGCCGCGGACCCGAAAACGGGTACGGCCGTCGCCGAAAAATTCGTCGACGATCATGTGGTCGCCGTGGTCGGGCACCTGAATTCGGGCGTTTCGATTCCGGCGTCGAAGATCTATAGCGATGCCGGGATCGTGCAGATCTCGCCGTCGTCGACGAACCCGGGGTATACGCAGCAAGGTTTCAAGACGACTTATCGGGTGGTCGCGACCGATGCCCAGCAGGGGCCGGCGCTTGCCAACTACGCAACGAAAGTGCTCGGCGCGAAACGCATCGCGATCGTCGACGACTCGACCGTGTACGGCAAGGGATTGGCCGACGAGTTCGCGAAGACGGTACTGGCGAGCGGGGCGAAGATCGTCGCGCGCGAAACTACGAATGACAGGGCAACGGAGTTTCAGGCCGTCCTTGGAAAGATCAAGAGTGTTCAGCCGGACGTGATCATGTTCGGCGGCATGGACGCAACGGGCGGGCCGTTCACCAAACAGGCGGCGGCGCTCGGTATCAGGGCAAAAATCCTTGGCGGCGACGGCGTGTGTACCGACAAGGTGGGTGAGCTGGCGGGAACCGCCGTGCAAAACCTGGTCTGTTCGGAGGCGGGACTCGCGCTTTCGAAAATGGACAAGGGAGCGGACTTCGAGAAGAAGTACGTCGACCGCTTCCACACGCCGGTGCAGATTTACGCACCGTTCACGTATGACGCTGTGTACGTGATTGTCGATGCAATGAAGCGCGCCAATTCGATCGAGGCGCCCAAGGTGCTGGCTGCGATGCCGTCCACCGATTACAACGGGGTAATCGGCCACATCGCGTTCGACGACAAGGGTGATTTGAAAGAGGGCGCCATTACGCTTTACGACTTCAAGGACGGCAAGAAAGCGGTTCTCGACGTCGTAAAGATGTGA
- the ispH gene encoding 4-hydroxy-3-methylbut-2-enyl diphosphate reductase, whose amino-acid sequence MSITDTTLAEAEILLAQPRGFCAGVDRAIEIVERAIALHGSPIYVRHEIVHNAYVVEDLRKKGAIFIEQLEEVPPGNTVIFSAHGVSKAVRSEAESRGLRVYDATCPLVTKVHIEVAKMRQDGFDIVMIGHKGHPEVEGTMGQAGEGMHLVEDIEDVQALQLAEPERIAFVTQTTLSVDDAAEIIAALKAKYPAIREPKKQDICYATQNRQDAVKFMAPQCDVVIVVGSPNSSNSNRLRELAEKLGVPSYMVDSPDQIDPVWVEGKRRIGVTAGASAPEVLAQAVIARLRELGVRNVRALEGIEENIAFPLPRGLGLPA is encoded by the coding sequence ATGAGCATCACGGATACGACTCTTGCCGAAGCAGAGATCCTGCTGGCGCAGCCGCGTGGGTTCTGTGCCGGCGTCGATCGGGCCATTGAAATCGTGGAGCGTGCCATCGCGCTGCACGGCTCGCCGATCTATGTGCGTCACGAAATCGTCCATAACGCCTATGTTGTCGAAGATTTGCGCAAGAAAGGCGCAATCTTCATCGAGCAGCTGGAAGAAGTGCCGCCCGGCAATACAGTCATCTTCAGTGCGCATGGCGTGTCGAAAGCAGTCCGCTCGGAGGCCGAATCGCGCGGCCTGCGGGTGTACGACGCCACTTGTCCGCTTGTGACCAAGGTGCATATCGAAGTCGCGAAAATGCGCCAGGACGGCTTCGACATTGTGATGATCGGCCACAAGGGCCACCCGGAAGTCGAGGGCACGATGGGGCAGGCAGGCGAAGGCATGCATCTGGTGGAAGACATCGAAGACGTGCAGGCTTTGCAACTGGCCGAGCCCGAGCGGATCGCGTTCGTTACGCAAACCACCCTGTCGGTCGACGACGCAGCCGAGATCATCGCTGCCCTGAAGGCGAAGTATCCGGCGATCCGCGAGCCGAAGAAGCAGGACATCTGTTACGCCACGCAAAACCGCCAGGACGCGGTCAAGTTCATGGCGCCGCAATGCGACGTCGTGATCGTGGTCGGCAGCCCGAATAGTTCGAACTCGAACCGCTTGCGCGAGCTGGCCGAAAAGCTTGGCGTGCCTTCCTATATGGTGGACTCGCCGGACCAGATCGATCCGGTCTGGGTCGAAGGCAAGCGCCGGATCGGCGTGACGGCGGGCGCTTCGGCGCCGGAGGTGCTGGCGCAAGCGGTGATCGCCCGGTTGCGTGAGCTCGGCGTGCGCAACGTGCGTGCGCTCGAAGGCATCGAGGAGAACATTGCGTTTCCGCTGCCACGCGGGCTGGGTCTCCCCGCCTGA
- a CDS encoding FKBP-type peptidyl-prolyl cis-trans isomerase: MSIIDISEVKPGSHVTLHYRLSLADGAEVINTFTDRPATLLLGAGQLAPPLEDILLGLKVGHHSTFQLTPDQAFGPRNPELIQRVSLATLRENSMIGEDFSPGDLVEFNAPGGGRYAGVLKEVGETSALFDFNHPLAGQALAFEVKIIGIL; this comes from the coding sequence ATGAGCATCATCGACATTTCCGAAGTAAAACCCGGTTCACACGTGACGCTTCATTACCGGCTTTCCCTTGCCGATGGCGCCGAAGTCATCAATACATTTACCGACAGGCCGGCCACGCTGCTGCTTGGTGCGGGTCAACTGGCGCCGCCGCTGGAAGATATTCTGCTGGGTTTGAAGGTGGGCCACCATTCGACCTTTCAGCTAACGCCGGATCAGGCGTTCGGGCCGCGCAATCCGGAGCTGATCCAGCGGGTCTCGCTGGCCACACTGCGCGAAAACAGCATGATCGGCGAGGATTTTTCGCCAGGCGACCTGGTCGAATTCAACGCGCCAGGCGGCGGCCGCTACGCTGGCGTCCTGAAAGAAGTCGGCGAAACGTCGGCGTTGTTCGATTTCAATCATCCGCTTGCCGGCCAGGCGCTGGCGTTTGAAGTGAAAATCATCGGGATTCTGTAA